AATTGTTGGCAATATTATAAATCCAATGAATCAAACCATTTTAGGCTTTCAAAAAAGTCTTCAAAAATATGGGTGCCACTTCTGCGGTTTGTGAGCGTAACATTATAActattttgaaaaagaaacTCCAGGTTTAATGTTTGCACTCTAACTTCAACAAGataggaagctagcttcggccagccaaagcttatatacccttgcagatcattcctattaaattacaaatcgcaaaaatgttaaatttcctattattttgacattattttttctgtctctcctatggcagctatataataaagtcgtctgatttttgttaaatttaattcgaaattcggaaatattaaaaggaTATGACGAaactttgacgaaatgtagcttctaaactaatgaatggaactcaattcAGTGTATAAcattattacctgtaaaatgtgaaattaaaaaagcgtcaaaaacgttttttacacttaaaaaaaaaattgatccataaaaaaaattttatgtgccattttcttaatcaggaagacgtaccttaccggaaaacaaaggttttcttcatggtatatttcatcgattttttttttactggtGTAATTATACTATACTAATGGTTTTAATTCAGCGaaacttttaattgaatttcctAACTTAAGCTCGTAGacgatttaaatacttttttatactttttattggCTCTTGTAGTTCACATGTATGTTACGAGTGCACGATTATATGGACACATTAGGCGTTTTATCTTAACATGTAAAGGAACCCCCGAGTGGGTTTGGTGGCCTCCGGACGCGGCTGTTGCGGGTCAGTCACCGCCTGATGCAGGCGGCGCTTCAGTGGTTCCATCTGGTAGGCCTGGTAGAACTCCATCTGGCTGCCCAGGGGAGGCTCCTCCACCTGCTCCAGCTGCGAGGATGCGTAGTCGTGGGTGGGCATGCTGCGGTGCCAGCCGCTCTCGTGACTCGAGTGAACCACCACGTGCTCCGTGCCACCGCCGCTTCCACTACCACTGTGTCCAGTCGAACCCTTTTTTAGACTGCCCTGCGGAGAGAGGCGTAGCGCCAACAATTTGGACGGAACTGTTCTAGGGACAGATTCTACTCACCAGCAAAGAGATGACCAGGGCGATCTTGGCCATGATGAAGGCCGAGCCGGCGATGAGGATGACCTTGCCCAGGAACATTTGGGCCAGAGTGGCCATCATGATCATGCCGCCCATCATGGCCATGTGCTTGTCTTTGTCCTTCTTTTTGcgacctgttttttttttggagcagtttttatttttctttttatacttgtctttcttcttttttttcttagattttttcttttttttaggctTTTTCTTCTTAGACTTTTTCTTAGGCTTTTTCTTCTTAGActttttctgtttctttttctttttagaCTTTTTCTTCTGCTTATCTTTATCTTTATCATAGGTTGATGCATGCACTTCGAAACTACCCAATCCTCCTATTAACTTATCGACTTTATCATCTACGCTCGCATAAGTACCTTGATCGAAGCCCAGTTCGCTGCCAAAGTCATCGATGGCATTGGAAATGGTCAACTGCCGAGGTAGCTGAAGTCGCAGAGCTCTTCCCTGGACCAACTCCAGCAACTTTCCCGGCAAGCCAGTATCCATCCGCCTCCTCTCCTGATCGTGAGATCCGGTCTGTGGTTCAATGCTTAGGTACTCGCTGATCTGCCAGGTGCTGTTATCCCTAGTGGCACCGTCCAGCAATCGCTCGCTTTCGGAACCCAGACACTCCCAAACCTCTAAGCCACCCAGGCAGTGGGCTATAATCCTGCCCAGACTCCGGGGACTCCATTGGGAAGTGGGCGTCTCACCAGCAGTTTCATTTCCCCGATGAGTCAAGGCCAGGACCGAACTGCCTAGCATTACGCACTGTAGCAAAAGCACACGCCACATATTCCTCTACTATGTTTAATAAGACCTCTTTGAGAGCTTTTTGAACCACAAATAACCCAGACAGTTGGCCTGCCCTGCTATTTATAATGCCAGTGTCTTTCTCGGGGGTAGCAATTAACGCGCTTGTCAAAGCACGACACTGCTCTCTTGATAGGAATCAAATAGAAATGTTTTCAGAAGTTTGCTTGCTGAACCCTGACCCACCGAAAACTGAAACCGAATCATTCGGTTAAGTTAACtttcatttttggaaagcACTCACTATATGTGGCTAATTACAGCTGATAAACACTCTAAGAAAATGTTACCCAaaagatatttattaaagtcacatgcattttaattaatataacttttttaaataacccaAAAATGCATTccgtttatattatttatataaatattttttcattgatACAGATATGACAGATATATTTtgacaaaattatttatttataaataaaagattcTTAagattcttaaattaaaatttaaatttaacgttgTT
This portion of the Drosophila takahashii strain IR98-3 E-12201 chromosome 3R, DtakHiC1v2, whole genome shotgun sequence genome encodes:
- the Osi10b gene encoding uncharacterized protein Osi10b; the encoded protein is MWRVLLLQCVMLGSSVLALTHRGNETAGETPTSQWSPRSLGRIIAHCLGGLEVWECLGSESERLLDGATRDNSTWQISEYLSIEPQTGSHDQERRRMDTGLPGKLLELVQGRALRLQLPRQLTISNAIDDFGSELGFDQGRKKKDKDKHMAMMGGMIMMATLAQMFLGKVILIAGSAFIMAKIALVISLLGSLKKGSTGHSGSGSGGGTEHVVVHSSHESGWHRSMPTHDYASSQLEQVEEPPLGSQMEFYQAYQMEPLKRRLHQAVTDPQQPRPEATKPTRGFLYMLR